The window ACACTTAAAGGCTGTACAAGTACTCCCTGTACTTGCTTTACACTCAAATTATTAATATATGCTTCTATAATCTTGAAATGCAATGCTccacaatatattttaaaataaacctgTGCCTCGAGCTTTGTAAATAATTGTCTACCAAAATAAACAGTGTGTTGcttaaacattttgggggaaaattgtGAACCTATTTACTCTTTATTTCCGCAGTGCAAGGCTGGCTGCAAAATCTGGAGATGCTGGGCAGAAGGAAGAGAATAAAACAGGTATGGCACGTGTGAGGAtaatgcattcatttttttatggcaTTTCTCAAGtgcaaaataaacaatacaagaaaaatagaataaaaaaagcTCATTAATTGTCTTGTCAGATTGTGTGGACAAGGAGGGCGATGCAAaatcaaaaaaacacaaaagacatgctgctaagaagaagaaaaagaagaagaagaaggatgaAAAGAAATCCCAATCTCGTTCCTCATCTGATAGCAGCTCTGGCTCAGCTTCTGAATCTGAAACGGAGGGGCATGCAGGGACAGGTGATGGCAAATCCTCTCCTGCGGTAGCACCTGGCCAACATGAGCCAGTGTCCAAAATGTCCACACTAAACAACAAAGGGGATGAGAAAGTTGTTCCCACTCTGCCGAATCCTGAACCACTCGAGGAGAAGAAAGAGGACATATCTGATATCGATGTTTCACAAAGTGCAGAGAAGACCACAAACGATAGTCATACCAATGGAACAGAAAAGGATATAAAATCCCCATTACCTAGCTTGGATGAAGTAACACAGACAGGAACAGTTCAGGTTAAGGAAGAAGCCACTCTCGGAGACTGTACCTTCAGTCATGCCCACGAACTTCCTGATATTATTCCTAAACAGGAAGGTAATGCATCTAGAGATGAGCCAATCCAGAAAGATGAATCCAATTCAATACAGCAGGTGGCAGTAAAAGAGTCTGATCCACCCAGGCCAGGGTCTCCCCTCCCTATTATGGGCCCAGATATTAAGCGGTCTGACTCAAGACATAGTCGGTCACCATCACCAAGTCCCCCTAAGCAGCAGAATGATGATCAAACAATAGCAACAGTGGAAGAACCACCTGAAAGTCAAACAAGATCAGCCTCAAAGGACAAGCAGTCTCCCACTCCTCTTAAAAATCGGCAGCTCTTGCGCTCCATCTCTCGCTCTCCGTCTCCTAAATCTAGGAGGAAGTCTGTCTCCCCGCCCTCCAAGTCTCCCAAGAAAGCTCGTCGTCGGTCGTGTTCCACTTCTCGGTCGCGTACACCCAAGAGGAAGTCGTTAAGGTCTACACGGAGGTCCAAATCACCGAGACGTCGGAGGAGCTCCTTGTCTCTGTCCCCAAGGCGACACAGAAGTCCCCCGTCTACAAAAAGAAGAGCCTCAAGATCGCCAAAGCGTGGCGGGCGCAGGACGCGCACCTTATCTCGCTCTCCAAGGAGAAGTCGGAGATCAGAGTCTCGTTCACGGGGCCGTTTAAGGCGTTCCCGGACCCGCTCGCCCAGACGTGGCGGTGCAAGCGGTAGACGGTCGCGGTCACGCTCATTTGCCAGGGCCCGTCGCTCCAGATCCAGGCGCCATTACCGCCGCTCCAGGTCGCGTTCCTTGGCGAAGCGTACCGGTGGCAGGCGCTCAAGGAGTCGATCATTGTCGCGACATAGGAGGTCGCCACCTCCCAGAGCACGCCGCTCACGTTCCAGATCTGTCCGCAGGAGCAGGCGGACTCGATCACGGTCTGTCGCAACCTATAAACGTCAACGGCGTTCTAGATCAAGGAGTCCCCGCAAACGGACCAAATCCCGAACTCCCATTTCCCGCTGGCGCTCCAAATCCAGGTCTCCAGTCAGAAGGCGTTCTCGTTCTCCTGCCAGGAGAAAGCGGTCTCCGCCGAGGTCTAGCAAACGCTCGAAATCCCGCTCGTTGCCAAGAAGGCACAGGTCAAAGTCACGTTCGCCACCGTTGAGCAGAAAGAAGTCCAAATCACCAAGGATCCGTGTCAGAAGGTCAAAGTCAAAATCTGTCTCTGTTGGCTTGCACAGATCCAAGTCCAGATCCCGGTCTGGGTCAAGTGATAAGCCGTCTGATAAGTCGTCCCACGCCGGATCCGCTTCACCCCCTCTTGAGCAGCAGTCGTCTTCTCCCCAGGCAGACCAAGCATCTCCAGAAAAGACAGCTGACATAGCTGAAACCATTCCTACAGcaggtgagatttttttttttcttttttttttttttttcttttttctctttcctttaCAGACTAATTTGTTAATGCTGAAGGTGTATTGGGTTTTAACACCTTGTTTGTATTACAGGTGGTTGGAAACCTGTGACCTCACTAGTTGCTTCTAGTTCGCCAGCTGAGGATGAGGTGCAGGAACAGCCTCAAGACACTGATGCCATCCCtgaaatagaagaagaagaacaacaacaacagaggaaggaggaggaggaggaggaggagaaggagccagaggcagaggaggaggaggagaaggaggaagctgaggaggaggagaaggaggaggagaaggaggcagaggagaaggaggaggagacaaaggatgcagaggaggaggaggaggaggaggagacaaaGGAggcagagcagcagcagcaggaggaggaggaggaggagaaggagaaggaggcagaggaggaggaggagatatGCCTCGAACAGGATGAATCCGAGGCGGGGTCTGGCTCCCAAGAACCTGTTACTGCACCAGATGGATCTGAATGTTTTGAAGGCTCAGATGAAGCAATGGAAAGTTCTTCCTCGCCTGTAAAAACGACAGACAAATCCTTTAGAAGCCCCTCACGTTCAGCCTCTCCAGAAAGGCGGAGCCATGAGCGTTTGCCTTCACCCGCAGATCACGAGGAACCTTCCCACTCACCTTCGTCTCGAAAGAGGTTTGTGTTTTCGGTATGCAAGGCGATCAAGATAGCTTatgaatacagtgaacccctgcctaTTTGCGTTTTGCTATTCGTACATTCTCAgacgttttttaaaatacattttttattttatttatttatttttaactgttGAACCTATCAGCTAtatgctgaaaaactcacctatttgtggCTTGTGTCTTTCTGTGActccacaagatggtgccaaagctcTGGCGAGtcggaaagtagtaattgtgtCAAAGAAGTACATTGAAGTTATCCTTCTTGACTGAGATATTAAGAGCTAGAGTACTGTgaaaacaatattattattatataatatgcccccttctcaaattctaatttttttgcacagtttccccaGTTTAAGATCAtcgaacaaatgtaaatattgagacaaagacaacccaagtaaacataaaatgcagtttttaaatggtaaactTGTtgaggttctatttaagtgatttcttggtTGAACGGGTCTGGAGGTATttaggcttgggtgtggtcagtgaaaaccAACTCAGCGTTCCAAAAAATGTGcgtagccacagttaattcatgatttaacaagggggtccGTTACCTTTTCACTTAGGGCGTGGTACTTTgtgtagttttttcccccccttcccacttaataatacaaataaataaataaatatcgccatttaaaaactacactgtatgtttacttgggttatctttccgtgatttacatttgtttgatggtcttAAAGTTGGTATGTATGCATgcaaaagaatttgagaagggcgtAAATAGTTTTTGAtggcactgtatgtatgtaggAGCCTAAGTTTAGCCAGAGTTGTTGGCGTCTTTGCCATGTGTCTTTTTGACCTGCTGAGTGGCTTAAACATCTCAAGcatctgtaagccattcattttcaagggtagttttaagatgagtttgaaattatattaaactgtATTGGGATCACAGTCTGCGGTTTTTTGATAGGCAGTTATAAACAATTACAGTTTTTCGTTACTTCCGGTAGGATTCTGACTCCCACATAGCAGGGTTTGccgtatttgtttgttgtacgATTTGTTTCAAAATTTCAACTGACTACAAACTGCTTCCTAATCGTTATCATCGTCATATACAGGTCAAAGTCTCCAGTGAAAAAGAGAGAATCTGTCTCACcgtcagaaaaaaagaagcgCCGGTCAAGAACTCGGAGTCCTGGCCGGCGCAAAAAATCCAGCCCTTCTCGGGTCTCCACACGACGCAAGCGATCCCGTTCCAAGTCTCGCACCAGGGCTCGCCGCTCCAAGTCCCGCTCGCCAACCCGCAAGAGACGCTCCCGCTCTCCCAATGCCAGAGGGAGGAAAAGATCCAAGTCCACGGACAGGAACAAGCGGTCGCGGAGCCGATCCGCCGGCCGCAAGAAAAGGTCTAGGTCAGGAGACAGGGGTAGGAGGTCTAGGTCTCGTTCCTCTGACAGAAGACGCAGGTCCAGGTCCAGAGGTCGAGGGAAACGACCTGTGTTTCGCAGTCGCTCTTTTGATAGACGGGATAGGTGGAAGAGGGAGCCTAGCCACTCTCCCGTTCTGATTCTTCGCAAACAGCGCCGCTCAGGGTCTCGGACACGGCGCAGTGTCAGCAAGTCGCCTCCGAGGCTCACTGACCTGGGTAAAACCTTTCACACGCTTACATCACAGGAAAGTGACAACATAGAACTGCTTTtatgtgatttgttttgttatcaTCTTAATCTTCCCCAGATAAGGACCAGTTACTGGAGATCGCCAAGGCCAACGCAGCTGCCATGTGTGCCAAAGCGGGGGTGCCCATTCCTGAGAGTCTGCGGCCAAAAGCAATCCTCCAGCTTCCCCTGCCCACCCCGTCTCCCTCGCCGCTTTCCCTCCCACTGCCTTTGCCCCTCCCCATGGGCATGGGGATGCCCAGCATGGGCCCAATGGGGCTGCCTGCCATTCCTGGAATGCCCAACATGTCTAACATCACCATGAGTGCAGCCATGGCAAGTATGACGGCGGCCACCATGACGGCTGCCTTGACCAACATGGGTGCCTTGGCGGCCATGCCTCCCCTTGCTCCGCTACCCACCATCACAAACAAACCTCCCCCGTGTCTCGCGCCACCGACCCCATCCCTGAACCTGGACCACATTGAGGAAGCGAAAAGGAAGGTCACTCAGCAAGCCAACATCCACACCATAAAGGAGCTGACAGAGGTAAAGAAGGATTCTAGCGTGTGATGTCTGTTGCATTTGAGCACCCGTAACCTGTTTTTCTGCGTTTCTCTAGAAATGTAAGATGATTGCCAACAGTAAGGAGGAGATGGCTGTAGCTAAACCTCATGTCTCGGATGATGAATTCTAAACTCTTCAAACCCTCAAGGTAAATAAAGATAGCAACCTTTATACTAACTCTTTAGACAAAGGTGTCctttttcaacatttggatTTCCTTGAACGattctagaaaaaaaataaaaaaatccatttttgtttaaaaaaaattgacagacttttccccccccccccaaaacgtcaaaaaaggttttcttCTTTAGACCAGAAATTATTTTCTTATGCTGTAACTCAGTGATGtagtgtgctgtgggaaatgatccaatttcatcCAATTGAGcggaaaattatttattcactgcaaataat is drawn from Phycodurus eques isolate BA_2022a chromosome 12, UOR_Pequ_1.1, whole genome shotgun sequence and contains these coding sequences:
- the sona gene encoding serine/arginine repetitive matrix protein 2 isoform X1, producing MECAVDVPAGEDETTEKDDLNCKEETEPPHKKNKKHKKHKNKKKKKKRRGGEKESSSGSGAESEAETDPPKPVRTTRASARLAAKSGDAGQKEENKTDCVDKEGDAKSKKHKRHAAKKKKKKKKKDEKKSQSRSSSDSSSGSASESETEGHAGTGDGKSSPAVAPGQHEPVSKMSTLNNKGDEKVVPTLPNPEPLEEKKEDISDIDVSQSAEKTTNDSHTNGTEKDIKSPLPSLDEVTQTGTVQVKEEATLGDCTFSHAHELPDIIPKQEGNASRDEPIQKDESNSIQQVAVKESDPPRPGSPLPIMGPDIKRSDSRHSRSPSPSPPKQQNDDQTIATVEEPPESQTRSASKDKQSPTPLKNRQLLRSISRSPSPKSRRKSVSPPSKSPKKARRRSCSTSRSRTPKRKSLRSTRRSKSPRRRRSSLSLSPRRHRSPPSTKRRASRSPKRGGRRTRTLSRSPRRSRRSESRSRGRLRRSRTRSPRRGGASGRRSRSRSFARARRSRSRRHYRRSRSRSLAKRTGGRRSRSRSLSRHRRSPPPRARRSRSRSVRRSRRTRSRSVATYKRQRRSRSRSPRKRTKSRTPISRWRSKSRSPVRRRSRSPARRKRSPPRSSKRSKSRSLPRRHRSKSRSPPLSRKKSKSPRIRVRRSKSKSVSVGLHRSKSRSRSGSSDKPSDKSSHAGSASPPLEQQSSSPQADQASPEKTADIAETIPTAGGWKPVTSLVASSSPAEDEVQEQPQDTDAIPEIEEEEQQQQRKEEEEEEEKEPEAEEEEEKEEAEEEEKEEEKEAEEKEEETKDAEEEEEEEETKEAEQQQQEEEEEEKEKEAEEEEEICLEQDESEAGSGSQEPVTAPDGSECFEGSDEAMESSSSPVKTTDKSFRSPSRSASPERRSHERLPSPADHEEPSHSPSSRKRSKSPVKKRESVSPSEKKKRRSRTRSPGRRKKSSPSRVSTRRKRSRSKSRTRARRSKSRSPTRKRRSRSPNARGRKRSKSTDRNKRSRSRSAGRKKRSRSGDRGRRSRSRSSDRRRRSRSRGRGKRPVFRSRSFDRRDRWKREPSHSPVLILRKQRRSGSRTRRSVSKSPPRLTDLDKDQLLEIAKANAAAMCAKAGVPIPESLRPKAILQLPLPTPSPSPLSLPLPLPLPMGMGMPSMGPMGLPAIPGMPNMSNITMSAAMASMTAATMTAALTNMGALAAMPPLAPLPTITNKPPPCLAPPTPSLNLDHIEEAKRKVTQQANIHTIKELTEKCKMIANSKEEMAVAKPHVSDDEF
- the sona gene encoding serine/arginine repetitive matrix protein 2 isoform X2, translating into MECAVDVPAGEDETTEKDDLNCKEETEPPHKKNKKHKKHKNKKKKKKRRGGEKESSSGSGAESEAETDPPKPVRTTRASARLAAKSGDAGQKEENKTDCVDKEGDAKSKKHKRHAAKKKKKKKKKDEKKSQSRSSSDSSSGSASESETEGHAGTGDGKSSPAVAPGQHEPVSKMSTLNNKGDEKVVPTLPNPEPLEEKKEDISDIDVSQSAEKTTNDSHTNGTEKDIKSPLPSLDEVTQTGTVQVKEEATLGDCTFSHAHELPDIIPKQEGNASRDEPIQKDESNSIQQVAVKESDPPRPGSPLPIMGPDIKRSDSRHSRSPSPSPPKQQNDDQTIATVEEPPESQTRSASKDKQSPTPLKNRQLLRSISRSPSPKSRRKSVSPPSKSPKKARRRSCSTSRSRTPKRKSLRSTRRSKSPRRRRSSLSLSPRRHRSPPSTKRRASRSPKRGGRRTRTLSRSPRRSRRSESRSRGRLRRSRTRSPRRGGASGRRSRSRSFARARRSRSRRHYRRSRSRSLAKRTGGRRSRSRSLSRHRRSPPPRARRSRSRSVRRSRRTRSRSVATYKRQRRSRSRSPRKRTKSRTPISRWRSKSRSPVRRRSRSPARRKRSPPRSSKRSKSRSLPRRHRSKSRSRSGSSDKPSDKSSHAGSASPPLEQQSSSPQADQASPEKTADIAETIPTAGGWKPVTSLVASSSPAEDEVQEQPQDTDAIPEIEEEEQQQQRKEEEEEEEKEPEAEEEEEKEEAEEEEKEEEKEAEEKEEETKDAEEEEEEEETKEAEQQQQEEEEEEKEKEAEEEEEICLEQDESEAGSGSQEPVTAPDGSECFEGSDEAMESSSSPVKTTDKSFRSPSRSASPERRSHERLPSPADHEEPSHSPSSRKRSKSPVKKRESVSPSEKKKRRSRTRSPGRRKKSSPSRVSTRRKRSRSKSRTRARRSKSRSPTRKRRSRSPNARGRKRSKSTDRNKRSRSRSAGRKKRSRSGDRGRRSRSRSSDRRRRSRSRGRGKRPVFRSRSFDRRDRWKREPSHSPVLILRKQRRSGSRTRRSVSKSPPRLTDLDKDQLLEIAKANAAAMCAKAGVPIPESLRPKAILQLPLPTPSPSPLSLPLPLPLPMGMGMPSMGPMGLPAIPGMPNMSNITMSAAMASMTAATMTAALTNMGALAAMPPLAPLPTITNKPPPCLAPPTPSLNLDHIEEAKRKVTQQANIHTIKELTEKCKMIANSKEEMAVAKPHVSDDEF